In Gossypium arboreum isolate Shixiya-1 chromosome 5, ASM2569848v2, whole genome shotgun sequence, a single genomic region encodes these proteins:
- the LOC108449900 gene encoding filament-like plant protein isoform X1 has protein sequence MEKRKWLWKRRSSERSPGETDTSGSLSSHSERYSDDQDVSKLSPQLNNNTQSPEVSSKASTSSEDVTDGVKILTQKLSAALVNISAKENLVKQHSKVAEEAIAGWENAENEVVVLKQKLEASIQQNLALEDRVSHLDGALKECVRQLRQVREEQEEKISEAIAKAAQDWETTKFELKSRLLDLQAKSEAINSKLPPQVGPEVRRKIEDLEKKNADLKLELSSQLEEMEIRTIERDLSTQAAETASKQHLESIKKVAKLEAECRRLKAIAGKSPNISSIYVELLTDSQSDSGERVNLVEIDTHKMICSEANKGELSCSDSWASALIAELDQFKNEKTVNRSLPGSSIEIDIMDDFLEMERLAALPETKSKNQCLESKATAKVSNNDGDSLLLKAELEAMIHRTTELEKKLEKIEVEKAELETALTKTQESLNESELQLRDTGLKLEELQRELSMANEAKQNLESQLRNMEADVETMSSKIESLEKEIEKESTLSAEVSVNANESKKMLESQLISIEVEARTMSAKIDSLETEVEKERALSAQITVKCQELEEELSRKKQETELQQTVNSNVEVKIKQEDLTAAAGKLAECQRTIASLGQQLKSLATLEDFLIDSASIPEFPKGRSLIPKAGGEPWNLHSNETFSPKRAPESPRTSFDKNNGNTPPSSSSSSSIMTSNHASSEKNRNGFAKFFTRSKNGIQLEI, from the exons ATGGAAAAAAGGAAATGGCTGTGGAAGAGGAGGTCTTCTGAGAGGAGTCCCGGCGAAACCGACACTTCTGGATCGTTATCGTCACATTCCGAGAGATACTCTGATGATCAG GATGTTTCCAAATTGTCGCCACAGCTGAATAATAACACACAATCACCTGAAGTGTCGTCAAAGGCTTCAACCAGTTCCGAAGATGTTACGGATGGCGTTAAGATCTTGACACAGAAGTTATCAGCTGCACTAGTTAATATTAGTGCCAAAGAGAACTTGGTGAAGCAACATTCCAAAGTTGCGGAAGAAGCTATTGCAG GTTGGGAAAATGCTGAAAATGAAGTAGTAGTGTTGAAGCAAAAACTTGAGGCTTCAATACAGCAAAACTTGGCACTAGAAGATCGTGTGAGCCATCTCGATGGAGCTCTCAAGGAATGTGTAAGGCAGCTAAGACAAGTGAGAGAGGAGCAGGAGGAGAAGATTAGTGAAGCCATTGCTAAAGCTGCCCAGGATTGGGAAACTACCAAATTCGAACTCAAAAGCAGGTTGCTTGATCTCCAAGCTAAATCTGAAGCTATTAATTCCAAGCTTCCTCCTCAGGTTGGTCCTGAGGTTCGGCGAAAGATAGAAGATTTAGAGAAGAAAAATGCGGACCTCAAGCTTGAGCTCTCATCTCAGTTGGAGGAGATGGAAATCAGAACAATTGAGAGGGACTTGAGCACCCAAGCAGCTGAAACGGCTAGCAAACAACACTTGGAGAGTATAAAGAAGGTAGCAAAGCTTGAGGCCGAGTGCcgaagactcaaagcaatagctGGTAAATCTCCGAATATCTCCTCGATTTATGTCGAACTCCTTACTGATAGTCAATCAGACAGTGGAGAACGGGTTAATCTTGTGGAGATTGATACTCACAAGATGATTTGCTCGGAAGCAAACAAAGGAGAACTCAGTTGTTCTGATTCATGGGCATCAGCCTTGATTGCAGAACTTGATCAATTCAAAAACGAAAAGACTGTCAACCGAAGCCTCCCAGGTTCTTCCATTGAGATTGATATCATGGACGATTTTCTTGAGATGGAAAGGCTTGCTGCTTTGCCTGAAACCAAGAGTAAAAACCAATGTCTTGAATCAAAAGCTACTGCCAAAGTATCTAATAACGATGGTGATAGCTTGTTGTTGAAGGCTGAGCTTGAAGCCATGATTCATCGAACAACGGAACTTGAAAAGAAGTTGGAGAAGATAGAAGTTGAGAAGGCTGAACTAGAAACTGCTCTTACTAAAACTCAAGAAAGTCTCAATGAATCTGAACTGCAGTTGAGGGACACGGGCCTAAAATTGGAGGAGTTGCAAAGGGAGCTCAGCATGGCAAATGAAGCAAAGCAAAATCTTGAGTCTCAACTCAGGAACATGGAAGCAGATGTGGAGACAATGTCATCAAAGATTGAATCATTAGAAAAAGAAATCGAAAAGGAAAGCACCTTATCTGCTGAGGTTTCAGTTAATGCAAATGAATCAAAGAAAATGTTGGAGTCTCAACTCATTAGCATCGAAGTAGAAGCTCGAACTATGTCTGCAAAGATCGATTCATTAGAAACAGAAGTTGAAAAGGAAAGGGCACTTTCAGCACAAATAACAGTCAAGTGTCAAGAACTGGAAGAAGAGCTGTCGAGGAAGAAACAGGAAACTGAGCTCCAGCAAACTGTTAACTCGAACGTCGAAGTGAAGATAAAACAG GAGGATTTGACTGCTGCTGCTGGAAAACTTGCCGAGTGTCAAAGGACAATAGCATCTTTAGGACAACAACTGAAATCTCTTGCAACACTTGAAGACTTTTTAATCGACAGTGCGAGCATACCTGAGTTCCCTAAAGGACGGTCATTGATTCCTAAAGCTGGTGGAGAGCCTTGGAATTTACATTCCAATGAAACATTTTCACCCAAAAGAGCTCCAGAGTCTCCAAGAACTAGTTTTGATAAGAACAATGGAAACACACCCCCAtcttcatcctcctcttcatctaTCATGACATCGAATCATGCCAGTTCCGAGAAGAACAGAAATGGGTTTGCAAAATTTTTCACTCGGAGTAAGAACGGGATACAACTAGAAATTTAA
- the LOC108449900 gene encoding filament-like plant protein isoform X2, which yields MLGSIRIRRLAPDVSKLSPQLNNNTQSPEVSSKASTSSEDVTDGVKILTQKLSAALVNISAKENLVKQHSKVAEEAIAGWENAENEVVVLKQKLEASIQQNLALEDRVSHLDGALKECVRQLRQVREEQEEKISEAIAKAAQDWETTKFELKSRLLDLQAKSEAINSKLPPQVGPEVRRKIEDLEKKNADLKLELSSQLEEMEIRTIERDLSTQAAETASKQHLESIKKVAKLEAECRRLKAIAGKSPNISSIYVELLTDSQSDSGERVNLVEIDTHKMICSEANKGELSCSDSWASALIAELDQFKNEKTVNRSLPGSSIEIDIMDDFLEMERLAALPETKSKNQCLESKATAKVSNNDGDSLLLKAELEAMIHRTTELEKKLEKIEVEKAELETALTKTQESLNESELQLRDTGLKLEELQRELSMANEAKQNLESQLRNMEADVETMSSKIESLEKEIEKESTLSAEVSVNANESKKMLESQLISIEVEARTMSAKIDSLETEVEKERALSAQITVKCQELEEELSRKKQETELQQTVNSNVEVKIKQEDLTAAAGKLAECQRTIASLGQQLKSLATLEDFLIDSASIPEFPKGRSLIPKAGGEPWNLHSNETFSPKRAPESPRTSFDKNNGNTPPSSSSSSSIMTSNHASSEKNRNGFAKFFTRSKNGIQLEI from the exons ATGTTAGGATCCATTCGGATAAGAAGATTGGCTCCG GATGTTTCCAAATTGTCGCCACAGCTGAATAATAACACACAATCACCTGAAGTGTCGTCAAAGGCTTCAACCAGTTCCGAAGATGTTACGGATGGCGTTAAGATCTTGACACAGAAGTTATCAGCTGCACTAGTTAATATTAGTGCCAAAGAGAACTTGGTGAAGCAACATTCCAAAGTTGCGGAAGAAGCTATTGCAG GTTGGGAAAATGCTGAAAATGAAGTAGTAGTGTTGAAGCAAAAACTTGAGGCTTCAATACAGCAAAACTTGGCACTAGAAGATCGTGTGAGCCATCTCGATGGAGCTCTCAAGGAATGTGTAAGGCAGCTAAGACAAGTGAGAGAGGAGCAGGAGGAGAAGATTAGTGAAGCCATTGCTAAAGCTGCCCAGGATTGGGAAACTACCAAATTCGAACTCAAAAGCAGGTTGCTTGATCTCCAAGCTAAATCTGAAGCTATTAATTCCAAGCTTCCTCCTCAGGTTGGTCCTGAGGTTCGGCGAAAGATAGAAGATTTAGAGAAGAAAAATGCGGACCTCAAGCTTGAGCTCTCATCTCAGTTGGAGGAGATGGAAATCAGAACAATTGAGAGGGACTTGAGCACCCAAGCAGCTGAAACGGCTAGCAAACAACACTTGGAGAGTATAAAGAAGGTAGCAAAGCTTGAGGCCGAGTGCcgaagactcaaagcaatagctGGTAAATCTCCGAATATCTCCTCGATTTATGTCGAACTCCTTACTGATAGTCAATCAGACAGTGGAGAACGGGTTAATCTTGTGGAGATTGATACTCACAAGATGATTTGCTCGGAAGCAAACAAAGGAGAACTCAGTTGTTCTGATTCATGGGCATCAGCCTTGATTGCAGAACTTGATCAATTCAAAAACGAAAAGACTGTCAACCGAAGCCTCCCAGGTTCTTCCATTGAGATTGATATCATGGACGATTTTCTTGAGATGGAAAGGCTTGCTGCTTTGCCTGAAACCAAGAGTAAAAACCAATGTCTTGAATCAAAAGCTACTGCCAAAGTATCTAATAACGATGGTGATAGCTTGTTGTTGAAGGCTGAGCTTGAAGCCATGATTCATCGAACAACGGAACTTGAAAAGAAGTTGGAGAAGATAGAAGTTGAGAAGGCTGAACTAGAAACTGCTCTTACTAAAACTCAAGAAAGTCTCAATGAATCTGAACTGCAGTTGAGGGACACGGGCCTAAAATTGGAGGAGTTGCAAAGGGAGCTCAGCATGGCAAATGAAGCAAAGCAAAATCTTGAGTCTCAACTCAGGAACATGGAAGCAGATGTGGAGACAATGTCATCAAAGATTGAATCATTAGAAAAAGAAATCGAAAAGGAAAGCACCTTATCTGCTGAGGTTTCAGTTAATGCAAATGAATCAAAGAAAATGTTGGAGTCTCAACTCATTAGCATCGAAGTAGAAGCTCGAACTATGTCTGCAAAGATCGATTCATTAGAAACAGAAGTTGAAAAGGAAAGGGCACTTTCAGCACAAATAACAGTCAAGTGTCAAGAACTGGAAGAAGAGCTGTCGAGGAAGAAACAGGAAACTGAGCTCCAGCAAACTGTTAACTCGAACGTCGAAGTGAAGATAAAACAG GAGGATTTGACTGCTGCTGCTGGAAAACTTGCCGAGTGTCAAAGGACAATAGCATCTTTAGGACAACAACTGAAATCTCTTGCAACACTTGAAGACTTTTTAATCGACAGTGCGAGCATACCTGAGTTCCCTAAAGGACGGTCATTGATTCCTAAAGCTGGTGGAGAGCCTTGGAATTTACATTCCAATGAAACATTTTCACCCAAAAGAGCTCCAGAGTCTCCAAGAACTAGTTTTGATAAGAACAATGGAAACACACCCCCAtcttcatcctcctcttcatctaTCATGACATCGAATCATGCCAGTTCCGAGAAGAACAGAAATGGGTTTGCAAAATTTTTCACTCGGAGTAAGAACGGGATACAACTAGAAATTTAA